The nucleotide sequence CCGTCGTCGCTGGCCATGAGGCTGCTGTCGTACAGGAAGCCCGCGTCCACGACCTGCTTCAGCGTGTACTTGCTGAACTTCCACGACGGCGCCCGATAGCCGACGGGCCGCTTGCCCATCGCCTTGGTCAACGTGTCGATGGACTGGGTCAGCAGCCGCAGTTCCTCCTGCTCGTCGTTCAGCACGGGCAGCCGCTCGTGGATCCAGCCGTGGATGCCGATCTCGTGCATGTTCCGCGACAGGATGTCCGGAATCATCTGCGGGTGCAGCAGCGAGCTCACGGCCGGGATGAAGAACGACGCCGGCACCTTGTGGGCGTCCAGCAGGCGCAGGATGCGCGGCAGCCCGTCCACCGCGCCGTACTCGCCGCGCGACAGCACCTCGTAGTCGAGGTTGCCCTGGGACAGCGCCATCGTGGCGTTGTCCACGTCGAATGAGAGCGCCACGGCGACCCGGTTGCCGCCGGGCCACGAGGCCGGCTTCAGGCGCCGTCCGGCGCCCACGTGGAACATCTCGGCCTTGAGGTCGTCGAGATTCTTGGTCACCCCCGGCAGGGGGTTCGCGCGCGGCGCGG is from Vicinamibacterales bacterium and encodes:
- a CDS encoding polysaccharide deacetylase, which gives rise to MKITRLMSVAAVVAVASLAAGCAEQNAGAQAPAGAAAPRANPLPGVTKNLDDLKAEMFHVGAGRRLKPASWPGGNRVAVALSFDVDNATMALSQGNLDYEVLSRGEYGAVDGLPRILRLLDAHKVPASFFIPAVSSLLHPQMIPDILSRNMHEIGIHGWIHERLPVLNDEQEELRLLTQSIDTLTKAMGKRPVGYRAPSWKFSKYTLKQVVDAGFLYDSSLMASDDGYEVNLDGKPTGLVELPIERIVDDAPYFGAADGSMPSPEQVLAVFQSEFDVAWEERGLYVLTMHPHYTGHRSRVAMLDRLIRHMKSKPGVWFATHEDIAKHLKGMLTAATN